AGCCCCCGTTGCAACTGGCCGGTCACGACGGTTTCGGTCCGCCCGGCCTCCCGGTCCGCGAGGGATTCCCCCAGGCAGAGGATCGGTCGCAGCCCGTGCCGGAGGGCGGCGCGGATCTTTCTGTTGACCCCTTCGTCCGTGTCTCCGAAGAACTGCCGCCGCTCCGAGTGGCCGACGAGGACGTACCGGCAGCCCAGGTCCTTGAGCATCGGGGCCGAGACCGCACCCGTGAACGCGCCCTGATCCTCCCAGAACAGATCCTGCGCGCCGAGGGCGAAGGGAAACGAGGGAGAGGCGGCCTGGCGGACGGTCTGCAGCGCGGTGAAGGGAGGGACGAGGACGACCTCGACCCGCTCGGATGAGCCGAGGCCCTTGGCCGCTTCCGCCAATCGCTGCACGAAGGCCGCCGCTTCCGAGGCGGTCTTGTGCATCTTCCAGTTGCCTGCGATGAGCCGTCGGCGCACGGGGTCCCCGGTGAGCGGGCGCGGGCTTTAGTCGTGATTGTTGGGCAGGGCGGCCAGCCCCGGCAATTCCTTGCCTTCCAGCAGCTCGAGGGCCGCGCCGCCTCCGGTGGAGATGAACGACATGCTCTCGGACTCGCCGGCCCGGTGCACGGCCAGGGCCGTGTCGCCGCCGCCCACGATCGTCAGCGCGTAGGCGTTGGCGACGGCGTGGGCGATGGAGAGCGTGCCGCGCGCGTACGCGTCGCGCTCGAACATGCCCATCGGGCCGTTCCACAGGATGGTCTTGGCGTTCTGGACGGCCTCGCTGAAGAGCTTCACGGACGCGGGCCCGATGTCCAGCCCGTACCAGTCCTTGGGGATCTCCTGGACCGGGACGAGCTTGGTCTCGGCGCCCGGCTCCAGGCTGGCCGCCACGACGCAGTCCACGGGGAGGTAGAACTTCACCCCGCGCGAGAAGGCGTGCTCC
This sequence is a window from Nitrospirota bacterium. Protein-coding genes within it:
- the tpiA gene encoding triose-phosphate isomerase, coding for MRRRLIAGNWKMHKTASEAAAFVQRLAEAAKGLGSSERVEVVLVPPFTALQTVRQAASPSFPFALGAQDLFWEDQGAFTGAVSAPMLKDLGCRYVLVGHSERRQFFGDTDEGVNRKIRAALRHGLRPILCLGESLADREAGRTETVVTGQLQRGLAGLSKDDLALVTLAYEPVWAIGTGRAATAALASAVHRTLRATLASGWGAEAGERTLVLYGGSVTPENAGEFLASEQIDGALVGGACLQEQSFARILSLAHGKVRP